The Halosimplex litoreum genome has a window encoding:
- a CDS encoding rubrerythrin-like domain-containing protein, with amino-acid sequence MHSKDPYTATKSRYECVECLHRETTDGTLGACPECGGRVKNVAVPRE; translated from the coding sequence ATGCACAGCAAAGATCCGTACACGGCGACGAAATCCCGGTACGAGTGCGTGGAGTGTCTGCACAGGGAGACGACCGACGGGACGCTCGGGGCCTGTCCGGAGTGTGGCGGACGCGTGAAGAACGTGGCAGTGCCGCGGGAGTGA